A window from Chiroxiphia lanceolata isolate bChiLan1 chromosome 3, bChiLan1.pri, whole genome shotgun sequence encodes these proteins:
- the MERTK gene encoding tyrosine-protein kinase Mer isoform X1, with product MGTGRWALLWALLAALRPPRGGADGADQTPGARLDLLADSHRPEHGVATVGHWPRRSPGEEPPSSSPGQLRFNPTVRHIVINEHRDVTFNCSIKVPQALLRPDAPGISLWKDGRELHALDRIASSHFEIPDEEEVSMTSTFSILAAQRSDNGSYVCKLNISGTEVVSDPILVQLEGLPHFIRQPERLNVSRGSPFNLTCQAVGPPEPVQIFWFRNNVRLNEQPLVSPSVLTVPGIDETTLFSCEAHNSKGLTASSPGQVNVKGIPSAPTSVRVLNRTAHGIGISWEPGFDAFSAFNSCRVQVEEAVPRGNVSLLLFSTSVPPHGYHIQQLEPMESYNIRVSCRNEVGWSAFGPWVSASTTEGAPTTPPLNVTVSFNESSSSLEIRWVKPPLGRIHGELQGYHVRYRWQSSKGMQDVSAEVRLNSSVAVLPVVATNATCSVRVAAVTKGGVGPFSVPVDIFIPGTGLITSAPSLTPASGNADSFVVALGFICGTVAVGLILCLSVVIQKRCVETKYGNAFSGNDLELAVSYTAKKSYCRRAVELTLGSLGVSRELQQKLQDVVVDRNALSLGKVLGEGEFGSVMEGRLSQPEGVPQKVAVKTMKLDNFSQREIEEFLSEAACMKDFDHPNVIKLLGVCIELSSQQIPKPMVILPFMKYGDLHSFLLRSRLEMAPQFVPLQTLVKFMVDIALGMEYLSSRNFLHRDLAARNCMLRDDMTVCVADFGLSKKIYSGDYYRQGRIAKMPVKWIAIESLADRVYTTKSDVWAFGVTMWEIATRGMTPYPGVQNHEIYEFLFHGQRLKKPEDCSDELYEVMSACWRADPATRPTFSQLKVHLEKLLENLPSSKGSGEAIYINTSLPEQSPDSTQDSGFPQVDSDLDAGEVSEPGSPGAEAALVAVDVHPGEPWGTRYVVEEQLGGPAEDPYVPLLPGAGSEPGSRWSQASGPALPAPEPPRAESRGEDSEVPPGKV from the exons ATGGGTACCGGGCGCTGGGCTTTGCTCTGGGCGCTGCTGGCGGCCCTGCGCCCGCCCCGCGGAGGGGCCG ACGGTGCTGACCAGACTCCAGGTGCGAGGCTGGACCTGTTGGCAGATTCCCACCGCCCGGAGCACGGCGTGGCCACCGTTGGCCACTGGCCACGCCGGAGCCCCGGGGAGGagccccccagcagctccccggGACAGCTGAGGTTCAACCCCACGGTGCGACACATCGTAATCAACGAGCACAGGGACGTCACCTTTAACTGCTCCATCAAAGTGCCCCAGGCGCTGCTCCGGCCGGACGCCCCCGGCATTTCCCTGTGGAAGGACGGCAGGGAGCTGCACGCGCTGGACCGCATCGCCAGCAGCCACTTCGAGATTCCCGACGAGGAGGAGGTGTCCATGACCTCCACCTTCAG CATCCTGGCGGCCCAGCGCTCGGATAACGGCTCCTACGTCTGCAAACTCAACATCTCCGGCACGGAGGTGGTGTCGGATCCCATCCTGGTGCAGCTGGAAG GCCTCCCGCACTTCATCCGGCAGCCGGAGAGGCTGAACGTGAGCAGGGGCAGCCCGTTCAACCTGACGTGCCAGGCCGTGGGGCCGCCGGAGCCGGTGCAGATCTTCTGGTTCCGCAACAACGTCCGCCTCAACGAGCAGCCCCTCGTCTCCCCGTCCGTGCTGACCGTGCCAG GAATCGATGAGACGACGCTGTTCAGCTGCGAGGCCCACAACAGCAAAGGGCTCACGGCGTCCAGCCCCGGCCAGGTCAACGTCAAAG GAATCCCATCTGCACCCACCAGCGTGCGTGTCCTCAACAGGACAGCCCACGGCATCGGGATCTCCTGGGAGCCGGGCTTTGATGCCTTCTCTGCCTTCAACAGCTGCAGGGTCCAG GTGGAGGAAGCCGTTCCACGAGGCAACGTCTCCCTTCTGCTCTTCAGCACGTCGGTGCCCCCCCACGGGTACCAcatccagcagctggagcccaTGGAGAGCTACAACATCCGCGTTTCCTGCAGGAACGAGGTCGGCTGGTCGGCGTTCGGCCCCTGGGTATCCGCCAGCACCACCGAGGGAG CTCCGACCACGCCGCCACTGAACGTCACGGTGTCCTTCAACGAATCCAGCTCCTCCCTGGAGATCCGGTGGGTGAAGCCACCCCTGGGGAGGATCCACGGGGAGCTGCAGGGATACCATGTCCGGTACAGGTGGCAGAGCTCCAAGGGGATG CAGGACGTCTCTGCCGAGGTGCGGCTGAACTCCAGCGTGGCCGTGCTGCCCGTGGTGGCCACCAATGCCACCTGCTCCGTCCGCGTGGCCGCCGTCACCAAGGGAGGGGTGGGACCCTTCAGCGTTCCCGTGGACATCTTCATCCCCGGCACCG GATTAATAACCTCAGCCCCATCTTTGACTCCAGCCTCTGGGAACGCCGACTCCTTTGTCGTGGCCCTGGGCTTTATCTGCGGGACCGTCGCTGTCGGGCTCATCCTCTGCTTGTCCGTGGTCATCCAGAAACGATGTGTGGAAACAAAATATGG GAATGCTTTCAGCGGGAACGACTTGGAGCTGGCGGTGAGCTACACGGCCAAGAAGTCCTACTGCCGGAGAGCCGTGGAGCTCACGT TGGGAAGCCTGGGAGTCAGCAGGGAActccagcagaagctgcaggatGTGGTCGTGGACAGAAACGCCCTGAGCCTGGGGAAGGTCCTGGGAGAGG GGGAGTTCGGATCAGTGATGGAGGGACGGCTCAGCCAGCCCGAAGGTGTCCCACAGAAGGTGGCTGTGAAGACCATGAAGT tGGATAACTTTTCCCAGAGGGAGATAGAGGAGTTCCTCAGTGAAGCAGCATGCATGAAGGACTTTGACCATCCCAATGTCATCAAGCTCCTGG GAGTGTGCATCGAGCTGAGCTCTCAGCAGATCCCCAAGCCCATGGTGATCCTGCCATTCATGAAATATGGGGACCTGCACAGCTTCCTGCTCCGCTCCCGGCTGGAGATGGCCCCCCAG tttGTGCCCCTGCAGACGCTGGTGAAGTTCATGGTGGACATTGCCCTGGGGATGGAGTATCTGAGCAGCAGGAACTTCCTGCACAGGGACCTGGCGGCTCGGAACTGCAT GTTGCGGGATGACATGACGGTGTGCGTGGCAGACTTTGGCTTGTCCAAGAAGATCTACAGCGGGGATTACTACCGGCAGGGCCGGATAGCCAAGATGCCGGTGAAGTGGATCGCCATCGAGTCCCTGGCCGACCGCGTCTACACCACCAAGAGCGACGTG TGGGCCTTTGGCGTCACGATGTGGGAGATCGCGACGCGCGGGATGACGCCCTACCCGGGGGTGCAGAACCACGAGATCTACGAGTTCCTCTTCCACGGGCAGCGCCTCAAGAAGCCCGAGGATTGCTCGGACGAGCT GTACGAAGTCATGTCTGCGTGCTGGAGAGCCGACCCTGCCACCCGCCCCACCTTCTCCCAGCTCAAGGTCcacctggagaagctgctggagaacCTGCCCAGCTCCAAGGGCTCGGGGGAGGCCATCTACATCAATACCAGCCTACCCGAGCAGAGCCCGGACTCCACCCAGGATTCGGGCTTCCCGCAGGTGGACTCGGACTTGGACGCCGGGGAGGTGTCGGAGCCCGGCTCTCCCGGCGCGGAGGCGGCGCTGGTGGCCGTGGATGTGCATCCCGGAGAGCCGTGGGGGACGAGGTACGTggtggaggagcagctgggcgGCCCGGCCGAGGATCCCTATGTCCCGCTGCTGCCCGGGGCCGGCTCGGAGCCAGGGAGCCGCTGGAGCCAGGCCAGCGGGCCGGCTCTGCCGGCACCGGAGCCGCCGCGGGCCGAGAGCCGCGGGGAGGACTCGGAAGTGCCCCCGGGAAAGGTGTGA